Sequence from the Paenibacillus tundrae genome:
ATCGGGTTACGTTGCTCACGGCTGCGCCAGTTACATCTACCTCTAGAAATAATCTTATTGTGGGCTGGCAGCTAGGTGCCATCTGGTCGAAACTGGCTGTATACGATTGGACGGATTCTGGACTTAAGGATTTAACCCCGGACGATGTCGTATTTAGCCATGCAGAGATTATTGATATGCCTGGACAGCATGGACGAGATGGCAAAGTAGAAATCGCATTATGGATTCATGATACAGGCGAAGCCTACCGGGTAGATATCATTCGCTGGCAAAATGGCAAGTGGGTATCTGCGCCGGATGTCTATCCCTACTATTTCCCCAAAGTCGTGCAATATTATGAGAAGCTCACGCAGCATTATCCGGACTATATATTCTACTGGAGCTACCTCGCAGACGCACAATATAAAGCAGGCATGTTCCCTGCTGCATTAGCTTCTGTTCAGAAGGCATTAAGCTTCTCAGACCCATATCCGTCCAAAGAAGTACTACTTGCGCTTGAGAAAAGCATTAAACAAGCTATGGAGAGTGGCAGCCATGCGCGGGAGGTCACGTGGTTATATCCCGTTTCCGTTAGAACCGTGCAAGGGACTCGGTGGGGGTATATGGATGAACAAGGGCATGTTCGACTGGAGCCCGTACTAGACGATGCGCGTGATTTCCAGTCAAACGGTCTTGCCGTTGTCGTGCAGAATGGGAAGGCCGGCGTCATTAATTTGAATGGACAATTTGTCGTTCAGCCGCTATACGATAGCATCAATTCGTATGTGGAAGATCGAGCCATCGTTATTGACTCCCAAGGATTCAAAATGATTGATGAGCAAGGTCATGTCTTGACCCGACGTGCTTATCCATTTATTGCAGATTTATCTGAGGGAAGAGCTTTATTTTACGATACGGACAGCAGTTCAGGTGGTGGAACCAGCAAATATGGTTATCTAGATCAATCAGGTCAAGAGGTTATTAAGGCACAGTTCCAGTCAGCCTATGATTTTCAGCAAGGGAAGGCCGTAGTGCAGATTAAGGAGCATGAGTATGCGTTAATTGATCTCAACGGAAATAGACTCGCGACCTATCCTTATCCGTATGTAGGCCCACTAGGAGACGGACTGCTTGCATTTCAGAAGGAGACAGCAGGTAAATATGGTTACATCGATGAACGCGGCAACATTATTATTCAGCCTCAGTTCAGCACAGCACTTCCATTTCATGATGGTCTTGCGATCGTTAACACCTCAGCGGACTACAAATCAAGTTATGGTGTGATTAATCGGCAAGGGCAGTTCGTCATTCAGCCGACCTATAACGATATCCGAGACCTGGGAGAGCAGCGGTTTGCGCTTGGTCAAGCGATTGACTCCGAACAACCTTACATCGGTTCCATGTATGCTATTGCAGATGAAGGTGGAAAGTTACTTTCGCCATTCACATATCGGGAAGTGGGACAGTTTAAACAAGGATTACTTTCTGCGTCAGATGGCAAACGTACCTATTTACTCGATCGCAGCGGTCAGCCTGCTCCAGGATATCCTTACGTAGAAGGCTCAGGAACATTAGAGGTCGTAGCACCGAATCTGATCAAAGCGTATGTCGACCAACGTCTATCTTATGTGAAGCGAAGCGGACAGGTGGTATGGAAACAAAATACGATCGTCCCGCTCCATCCACCGTACCGTGTGCGTGAGGAAAAGTATAAGCCTAACGTAGACTACCTGGTATATTATCCGCAAGTTGAAGGGATGGCAGATCAAGCCGCGCAGCTGGGGGTTAATGCCAAACTAAAAGCTTTATCGCAGGTTAAGCCTATTCCTGCAGATCAGAAGTTAGATTATTCCTATACGGGTGACTTTGAGATTAGCTTCTATAAGCAGCAGTTGCTTCAATTACAGCTTACAGGGTACAACTATCCGTTTGGTGCAGCACATGGCATGCCTACGATGATTTATGCCATTATTAATCTAACGAATGGGCATATGTATGAGCTCAAAGACTTATTTAAGCCAAACAGTGATTATGTCAAAGTTCTAAGTCGAATTGTGGCTGATCAGATTAAGAATGATCCACAATATTCGTATGTGTTTCCGGATACGTATGAGGGGATTAGCCCAGATCAGCCGTTCTTTGTGACAGCAGATGCGCTGCATCTGTATTTTGCTCCATATGAGATTGCACCTTATGCCGCTGGATTCCCAACCTTCACCATTCCGTTTATCCAGATCAAGGATATCATCAATACAGAGGGCGAGTTCTGGAAAGCTTTTCATATGTAAATGCATCGATTTATAGGATACACAAATGAGAATATGTAGAGTAGGAACAAACACCGATGTCCCATTCGCACAGGCAAGTCGTCCACCCAACGCGTAAACTGAAGTAAGTTCAGTGGAGCGAGGTGAAAATGCATGGCTAAACCAAATACAATACGCTTAAAGGCAGAGCGATATAAAGATCGTCCTGTATGTGTGACTCTCCATAATGGTGAAACGTATATCGGCTACATTAAGGATGTGAAACATGAAGGCGTGGTGATTGCCGGGGGAGGCAAGATATCGACTACGGAAGCTTCCATTGGGAAGCCCCAATCCTCTAAGCGCAGCAAAGCTAATCGGAGTCATAGTACGGGGGTTCGTTCTCACAGCGGCCGTAAACGGGTTAACAGCACTCGTAAAACTTCCAACTATACGCGTACTGGTTCGCACGCGCAGGTCTCATCCTTCATGCCAATGATGGGTTCACTATTAGGCGGGTTAGGAGGAGCGACTTCGGCTGGGGGGATGCTGGGCGGAGGTATGCGGCTGTTCGGTATGATTCAACGTTTCGTGCCTGTCGTGAAAATGGGCTACGGCATGATCAAGTCTATTCAGCCATTTATGGGTGCAGTGCAAGGTCTAATGGCGCCACAGCAGCCTAATGCACCTGAAGCTGAGACGGAAGAAGAATAACCCAATATTTAAGCCCCAAGGAAGGAAAACGTAGCCTGAGGGGCTCTCTTCTTTTTAGATACGAATCAACTGGTTCAAGAGGTGCCTGACCTTCCTGAACGATATCTTGACCCGTCAGATCTTTATACATTTCTCTGAACATCTGATTATGTCCACGTTCGTCATTTCGGATGCCTGTAATAATCATAGCCTGGTTCGCATTAGGAGCAGGTTTGATAAGAGCGTCATTAAATAGTTCATCACATTCGTATGGCTAAGTTCTTTCAGGATAAAACAGATGTGCAAACATCCTACAATAGCCATATGCGAGTACAAACGGTAGAACATATGAGCAGAACGTCCAGAAGATATTCCATCCATTAAAATAAACAACGTGTCCCATGGTCTTCGCGATCCATTCAATTAGAGTTAGAGTAGATGCTGCAACAAGGATCGACGGCCAAGGCTTTTTCTTATGCACAACAATAGCATATATCATCAGACAACCTGCCATCGGATAGATGCCTAAGTCCATCGGAAGTGCAGCATAGGATTGGTTCCTCGTGTTGGGTAGAATGTTCCAGAAAAAATTAAACCCCACGCTGTTAATGCATGCTGAAGTTGCGATCCCTAGCGGATAATAAATGAGCAATATTTTTAACTGTCGCCTTAATATCCATCCACCTATAATGACAGGAATAACAAACCCTACGATAAAGTTCCCTAGCATGCCTATCCCCCTATAATCTATGAATCTTTTTAATGATTCCATCTGAAGTGATGAGCTCTTAATTTCGCTTAATTTCCTCTAATAAACGATCTACCTTATCCGTAAGGAGCTTTAATTTTTTGTCGTAATGTTTATACGTGTAGTAACCAATGATGGCTTTAACTACAAAGAAGAGTACTGCGGCGATTACAATTAAAACATAGTTGTGTGCTAGCTGTTTGAGCCAATGATTGATCGCATTGATGGGGTTCGCCTCCCTTGAGAACATCGATGATTTGGTTAAGATGTCCAAAGTTAATTTAAGTCATACATTTCCAAGACATATGGCTCCGGTTCGTTTACTTATCTAACCTATACTGTTTGCCGTACAGTGACTTACAGGTATAAAATGAGAGTATTAACCAGTTTCTTCATGGGAGGTTGAAAATGACGAGCTTGTTTGTAATCGAAGCGAACCGTGTCTTGTTGAACCAAGCAGAGGGGGAGCCTAAGCTGATTAAAGGCGGGATCACCGGTGACAGCTTCTCTGTTATACATAGCTTTTATCGCGGATGGATTCCATTTGGCTATCTACGAGATGTCCAGGGCGTGTGGTGGTTTGATGGCCGCAAGACCAAAGTGACTTTAGTAAGTCGGAGTGCGGAACAATTCCAGGTACTCGACGATGATTACGGGTTGGACGCAATGCATGTTTATCTGGAGGATAAGCTAATCCCCAACTCGGATGCGGCTAGCTTCGAATTACTGCCAGGCTCGCCTTATTTCGCTAAGGACAAGCATCGACTGTATGTGAAGAACGGAGATCGGTTTCATACGTGGGATGATATTGATGTCGA
This genomic interval carries:
- a CDS encoding WG repeat-containing protein, coding for MSISEPLLVQIVHQHIPAGATVVTIDKPVKHPAIYAADLTGDGIPEIATVYQLNGELYLLILKFYNGQWIKMSLTKGLGYRVTLLTAAPVTSTSRNNLIVGWQLGAIWSKLAVYDWTDSGLKDLTPDDVVFSHAEIIDMPGQHGRDGKVEIALWIHDTGEAYRVDIIRWQNGKWVSAPDVYPYYFPKVVQYYEKLTQHYPDYIFYWSYLADAQYKAGMFPAALASVQKALSFSDPYPSKEVLLALEKSIKQAMESGSHAREVTWLYPVSVRTVQGTRWGYMDEQGHVRLEPVLDDARDFQSNGLAVVVQNGKAGVINLNGQFVVQPLYDSINSYVEDRAIVIDSQGFKMIDEQGHVLTRRAYPFIADLSEGRALFYDTDSSSGGGTSKYGYLDQSGQEVIKAQFQSAYDFQQGKAVVQIKEHEYALIDLNGNRLATYPYPYVGPLGDGLLAFQKETAGKYGYIDERGNIIIQPQFSTALPFHDGLAIVNTSADYKSSYGVINRQGQFVIQPTYNDIRDLGEQRFALGQAIDSEQPYIGSMYAIADEGGKLLSPFTYREVGQFKQGLLSASDGKRTYLLDRSGQPAPGYPYVEGSGTLEVVAPNLIKAYVDQRLSYVKRSGQVVWKQNTIVPLHPPYRVREEKYKPNVDYLVYYPQVEGMADQAAQLGVNAKLKALSQVKPIPADQKLDYSYTGDFEISFYKQQLLQLQLTGYNYPFGAAHGMPTMIYAIINLTNGHMYELKDLFKPNSDYVKVLSRIVADQIKNDPQYSYVFPDTYEGISPDQPFFVTADALHLYFAPYEIAPYAAGFPTFTIPFIQIKDIINTEGEFWKAFHM
- a CDS encoding CBO0543 family protein, yielding MLGNFIVGFVIPVIIGGWILRRQLKILLIYYPLGIATSACINSVGFNFFWNILPNTRNQSYAALPMDLGIYPMAGCLMIYAIVVHKKKPWPSILVAASTLTLIEWIAKTMGHVVYFNGWNIFWTFCSYVLPFVLAYGYCRMFAHLFYPERT